Proteins from one Hydrogenophaga sp. SL48 genomic window:
- a CDS encoding FFLEELY motif protein, with protein sequence MSEPNHAAQHIRAHLARVTQLRGDAQCNGLVAAVRAVKQLQARRFRATYVDFMDDPQRAPATRFFLEELYGEHDFEERDAQFARIAGALERIFPPALSTLAVDLAEMHALTEALDHQMAGHWLALGDGIAAPERYVRSWRLTGQRTERERQLAVVQHMGQELQKHTRSKSLLLALRMMRRPAQAAGLSALQQFLESGFAAFGTLGDTQAFLTTIADRERRWLDTLFDAARPVCVQALERELARI encoded by the coding sequence ATGAGCGAGCCCAACCACGCAGCGCAGCACATCCGGGCGCACCTCGCGCGCGTCACCCAACTCAGAGGGGATGCCCAATGCAACGGGCTGGTTGCGGCGGTGCGAGCCGTCAAACAGCTGCAGGCGAGGCGGTTTCGCGCCACCTATGTCGATTTCATGGACGATCCGCAGCGGGCGCCCGCGACCCGGTTTTTCCTGGAAGAGCTGTACGGAGAGCACGATTTCGAAGAGCGTGATGCGCAGTTTGCCCGCATCGCCGGTGCGCTGGAGCGGATCTTCCCACCGGCCTTGTCCACCCTGGCGGTCGACCTGGCCGAGATGCACGCCCTCACCGAAGCCCTGGACCACCAGATGGCCGGACATTGGCTGGCGCTCGGCGATGGCATCGCTGCGCCCGAGCGCTATGTGCGCAGCTGGCGCCTGACGGGTCAAAGGACGGAAAGGGAACGGCAACTGGCGGTGGTGCAGCACATGGGCCAGGAGCTTCAAAAGCACACCCGCAGCAAGTCGCTGCTGCTGGCCTTGCGCATGATGCGGCGACCGGCGCAGGCCGCCGGGCTGTCGGCCCTGCAGCAGTTCCTGGAAAGTGGCTTCGCGGCCTTCGGGACCTTGGGCGACACGCAAGCCTTTCTCACCACCATTGCCGATCGGGAGCGGCGTTGGCTTGATACATTGTTCGACGCCGCACGGCCCGTCTGTGTGCAGGCGCTGGAGCGTGAGCTTGCTCGCATCTGA
- a CDS encoding esterase/lipase family protein — MTLPLPAIPAPTHRASRLARLQQCTVVLTAILVAVWLAWFWNGPGAVAAAGVLLLVFGYALVLALEFVAVHRVNRGDAVAAAGRLTLAQAWWQEVRVALQVFSWRQPFLWRRCPDEAVPPAPGLTAVVLVHGFVCNRGLWLPWMRELLRRGMPYTSVNLEPVFGSIDDYIPLVDDAVRRAQALTGRPPVLVCHSMGGLAARAWCAATPDAHARVRRVITIGSPHHGTWLGRFSRMPNGRQMCQQGAWLVDLQSREAALAPANTYARFTCWYSNADNIVFPASTAMLPGADNRHVPGVAHVALAFHPRVMAETLAWVASVRDADTSYQEANGRPLRP; from the coding sequence ATGACACTTCCCTTGCCTGCCATCCCCGCGCCCACGCACCGCGCGTCCCGCCTCGCGCGCCTGCAGCAATGCACCGTGGTGCTGACGGCGATCTTGGTGGCCGTGTGGCTGGCCTGGTTCTGGAACGGGCCGGGTGCCGTGGCGGCGGCGGGGGTGTTGCTGCTGGTGTTCGGGTACGCGCTGGTGCTGGCGCTGGAGTTCGTGGCGGTGCACCGGGTCAACCGTGGCGATGCCGTGGCAGCAGCGGGCCGACTGACACTCGCGCAGGCCTGGTGGCAGGAGGTGCGAGTGGCGCTCCAGGTGTTCTCCTGGCGGCAACCGTTTCTCTGGCGCCGGTGCCCCGACGAAGCCGTTCCACCCGCCCCCGGACTGACCGCGGTGGTGCTCGTGCACGGGTTCGTCTGCAACCGAGGGCTCTGGTTGCCCTGGATGCGCGAACTGCTGCGCCGGGGCATGCCCTACACCTCGGTGAACCTGGAGCCTGTGTTTGGATCGATCGACGACTACATCCCGTTGGTCGACGACGCCGTGCGGCGTGCCCAGGCGCTGACGGGCCGACCACCCGTGCTGGTATGCCACAGCATGGGTGGCCTGGCCGCTCGGGCCTGGTGCGCGGCCACGCCCGACGCCCATGCGCGGGTGCGTCGGGTGATCACCATCGGCTCGCCGCACCACGGCACTTGGCTGGGGCGCTTCAGCCGCATGCCCAACGGCCGGCAAATGTGCCAGCAAGGTGCCTGGCTGGTCGACCTGCAGTCGCGTGAAGCCGCGTTGGCGCCGGCGAACACCTATGCCCGTTTCACCTGCTGGTACTCCAACGCCGACAACATCGTGTTCCCGGCGTCCACCGCCATGCTCCCGGGGGCGGACAACCGCCACGTGCCCGGCGTGGCCCATGTCGCGCTGGCGTTTCATCCCCGTGTGATGGCCGAAACGCTCGCCTGGGTGGCGTCGGTGCGCGACGCGGACACGTCCTATCAGGAAGCGAACGGGCGGCCGCTCAGGCCTTGA
- the hppD gene encoding 4-hydroxyphenylpyruvate dioxygenase has protein sequence MNAPLPTAAAPATTWENPMGTDGFEFIEYAAPDPAAMGALFERMGFKPVARHRHKAVTLYRQGEINFIINAEPDSFAQRFARQHGPSVCAIAFRVQDAKAAYERAIALGAWGYAHNAGPGELNIPAIKGIGDSIIYFIDRWRGKNGAKDGDIGNIGFYDVDFYPLPGAELSPVGHGLTLIDHLTHNVHRGRMAEWAGFYERIFNFREVRYFDLEGQQTGIKSKAMTSPCGKIRIPINEEGNEKAGQIQEYLDRYQGEGIQHIALASTNLPDTVDALELQGVKLLNTSETYYELLDKRIPNHGEDVEALKQRNILVDGLPGELLLQIFSENQLGPIFFEFIQRKGNQGFGEGNFKALFETMELDQVKRGVLKA, from the coding sequence ATGAATGCCCCATTGCCCACCGCCGCCGCTCCCGCCACCACTTGGGAGAACCCCATGGGCACCGACGGGTTCGAGTTCATCGAATACGCCGCGCCCGACCCGGCCGCCATGGGCGCGCTGTTCGAACGCATGGGCTTCAAGCCCGTGGCCCGGCACCGCCACAAGGCCGTGACGTTGTACCGCCAGGGCGAGATCAACTTCATCATCAACGCCGAGCCCGACAGCTTTGCCCAGCGGTTCGCCCGCCAGCACGGTCCCAGCGTCTGCGCCATTGCCTTCCGCGTGCAGGACGCCAAGGCGGCCTACGAGCGCGCCATCGCCCTCGGCGCCTGGGGCTATGCCCACAACGCCGGGCCGGGCGAGCTGAACATCCCGGCCATCAAGGGCATCGGCGACTCCATCATCTATTTCATCGACCGCTGGCGCGGCAAGAACGGCGCGAAAGACGGCGACATCGGCAACATCGGTTTCTACGACGTCGATTTCTACCCACTGCCCGGCGCGGAGCTGTCGCCGGTGGGCCATGGCCTCACCCTCATCGACCACCTCACGCACAACGTGCACCGGGGCCGCATGGCCGAGTGGGCCGGTTTCTACGAGCGCATCTTCAATTTCCGTGAGGTCCGCTACTTCGACCTGGAAGGCCAGCAGACGGGCATCAAGAGCAAGGCGATGACCAGCCCTTGCGGCAAGATCCGCATCCCGATCAACGAGGAAGGCAACGAGAAGGCCGGTCAGATCCAGGAGTACCTGGACCGCTACCAGGGCGAGGGCATCCAGCACATCGCGCTGGCCTCGACGAACCTGCCGGACACGGTGGACGCGCTGGAGCTGCAGGGCGTGAAGCTGCTGAACACCAGCGAGACCTACTACGAGCTGCTGGACAAGCGCATCCCGAACCACGGTGAGGACGTCGAGGCGCTCAAACAGCGCAACATCCTGGTGGACGGCCTGCCGGGCGAGCTGCTGCTGCAGATCTTCAGCGAGAACCAGCTCGGCCCGATCTTCTTCGAGTTCATCCAGCGCAAGGGCAACCAGGGCTTCGGCGAGGGCAACTTCAAGGCGCTGTTCGAAACCATGGAACTGGACCAGGTGAAGCGCGGCGTGCTCAAGGCCTGA
- a CDS encoding Lrp/AsnC family transcriptional regulator, protein MQTLDKLDRQILRSLQADGRATYDQIAEGVGLSPSAVLRRIKRLEDSGVIDRYVALVRPEAVGLGLTAYVNVRLEKHADSNKRNPMDLFRASVLSWPEVVECAALTGEMDFQLRLMVADMAAYSRFMMDTLLKHPSVQDCKTSFVMDRVKSTTALPV, encoded by the coding sequence ATGCAGACACTTGACAAGCTCGATCGGCAAATCCTGCGCAGCCTCCAGGCCGATGGCCGCGCCACCTACGACCAGATCGCCGAAGGCGTGGGTCTGTCGCCCAGCGCCGTGCTGCGCCGGATCAAGCGGCTGGAGGACAGCGGCGTGATCGACCGCTACGTGGCGCTGGTCAGGCCCGAGGCCGTGGGACTGGGGCTCACGGCCTATGTGAACGTGCGGCTGGAGAAACACGCCGACAGCAACAAGCGCAACCCCATGGACCTGTTCCGCGCCAGCGTGCTGAGCTGGCCGGAGGTGGTGGAGTGCGCGGCGCTCACGGGCGAGATGGACTTCCAGCTGCGCCTGATGGTCGCTGACATGGCGGCGTACTCGCGTTTCATGATGGACACCCTGCTCAAGCACCCCAGCGTGCAGGACTGCAAGACCAGCTTCGTCATGGACCGGGTGAAAAGCACCACCGCCTTGCCGGTGTGA
- a CDS encoding GNAT family N-acetyltransferase, which produces MPDPRSTGSSVVPIRSMGRGHLLRISAHLLALEPHDRYLRFGYSASDEHVQRYVDQLNFERDELFGIFNRKLELIAMAHLAFSGDPQCSSCAEFGVSVSKQARGRGYGSRLFERAVMHSRNEGVNQLFIHALSENTAMLKIARKAGAVIERDGPESEAHLRLPPADFDSRVTEMFNEQVAITDYHLKAQAKHFWDALGLLQEIRQGVRESREKAR; this is translated from the coding sequence ATGCCTGACCCCCGTTCGACGGGGAGCTCAGTGGTGCCCATCCGCTCGATGGGGCGCGGGCATCTGCTTCGCATCAGCGCCCACCTGCTGGCGCTCGAGCCGCACGACCGCTACCTGCGTTTTGGGTACTCGGCCAGTGACGAGCATGTCCAGCGCTACGTGGACCAGCTCAACTTCGAGCGGGACGAGCTGTTCGGCATCTTCAACAGGAAGCTGGAGCTGATCGCCATGGCCCACCTCGCCTTCTCGGGCGATCCCCAGTGCTCCAGCTGCGCCGAGTTCGGCGTGTCGGTGTCGAAGCAGGCGCGGGGTCGGGGATATGGCAGCCGGCTTTTCGAGCGTGCGGTCATGCACTCGCGCAACGAGGGCGTGAACCAGCTGTTCATCCATGCGCTGTCTGAAAACACCGCGATGCTCAAGATCGCACGCAAGGCCGGCGCCGTGATTGAGCGCGACGGTCCCGAGAGTGAGGCGCACCTGCGCCTGCCACCCGCCGATTTCGACTCGCGCGTCACTGAAATGTTCAACGAGCAGGTGGCCATCACCGACTACCACCTCAAGGCGCAGGCCAAGCACTTCTGGGACGCGCTCGGCCTCCTGCAGGAAATCCGCCAGGGCGTGCGCGAGTCGAGGGAGAAAGCGAGATAA
- a CDS encoding HlyC/CorC family transporter, which translates to MADSPPSTGPQRSLRHEDKRGFLQKLAEFIHPGPDSKDELIETLAEAEDNDIINAESRVMLEGVIRIADMTAGDVMVAAPRMDVLDIHAPFDELLHQVIGTAHSRFPVYEGERENIIGILLAKDLLKLQRAPELNIRALLRPATFVPESKGLNDLLREFRGNRNHLAIVIDEFGRVAGLITIEDVLEEIVGEIEDEFDVVEDDGDIFALADSTWRVSGDTSIERINESFGLKLEVNDFDTIGGLIAHTMGHVPKRGEVHEMDGLRFVVLHTKGGAVKWFKVMPMPLGA; encoded by the coding sequence GTGGCCGACTCCCCTCCCAGTACGGGGCCGCAGCGCAGCCTGCGGCATGAAGACAAACGTGGTTTCCTGCAAAAGCTCGCGGAGTTCATTCATCCCGGGCCGGATTCCAAGGACGAGTTGATCGAAACCCTCGCCGAAGCCGAGGACAACGACATCATCAACGCCGAATCGCGCGTCATGCTCGAAGGCGTGATCCGCATCGCCGACATGACGGCCGGGGATGTGATGGTGGCGGCACCGCGCATGGACGTGCTCGACATCCATGCCCCGTTCGACGAGTTGCTGCACCAGGTGATCGGCACCGCGCACTCGCGCTTCCCGGTCTACGAAGGCGAGCGAGAAAACATCATCGGCATCCTGCTGGCCAAAGACCTGCTCAAGCTGCAGCGAGCGCCCGAACTCAACATCCGCGCCCTGCTGCGCCCGGCCACCTTCGTGCCCGAGAGCAAGGGCCTCAACGACCTGCTGCGGGAGTTCCGCGGCAACCGCAACCACCTCGCCATCGTCATCGACGAGTTCGGCCGCGTGGCCGGCCTGATCACCATCGAGGACGTGCTGGAAGAGATCGTCGGCGAGATCGAGGACGAGTTCGATGTTGTGGAGGACGACGGCGACATCTTTGCCCTGGCCGACAGCACCTGGCGCGTCAGCGGCGACACCTCCATCGAGCGCATCAACGAATCCTTCGGCCTGAAACTCGAGGTCAACGACTTCGACACCATCGGCGGCCTCATCGCGCACACCATGGGCCATGTGCCCAAGCGCGGCGAGGTGCACGAGATGGACGGCCTGCGCTTCGTGGTGCTGCACACCAAGGGCGGCGCGGTGAAGTGGTTCAAGGTCATGCCGATGCCCTTGGGCGCCTGA
- the lnt gene encoding apolipoprotein N-acyltransferase encodes MRSLFGNLHTPSSFSPLTGRPPGRSARGGGLFWFVIGVLAGGLQAASLAWPWHGWRLPGIEPGQASGWLQIVSLALLVLSLRHAHQVGQAVWRGWVFATVWLAGSFWWLYVSMHTYGGLAAWMAVLAVFALAGALALIYALAAGALCAWAPRTRWLQALVFAALWTLAELARGRWFTGFPWGAGGYAQVDLMAAWAPWVGVYGMGAIAAVLAYALALAVSAVSSRLVLWALPPTRRLGAPKAVPWFARHGGGVSLLGGLLAAVVLGALLASVIAGDRWRDLGRRDTAASGEMKVWLLQGNIPQNEKFETGTGIATALAWYPAQVAEAAQAQRRGTGPDLVVAPETAIPLLPQQLNAEFWEPLFASLQNSATSASPGLGLLVGIPLGSYEAGYTNSAWAMAPTMLKDRAGAFPGERFYRYSKQHLVPFGEFIPPLFRWFTNLMNIPLGDFARGALPQPAWTWAGQRIAPNICYEDLFGEELAQSFAGTAGAPTVLINLSNIGWFGDTVAIDQHLQISRLRALELGRPMLRATNTGATAVIDHTGRVTHQLPRLTRDRLEATVQGRTGLTPYAAWASRWGLWPVWGLCGAVLLLAALARSMGRRAPARRAA; translated from the coding sequence ATGCGCAGCCTTTTCGGCAACCTCCACACCCCTTCGAGCTTTTCGCCTTTGACGGGCCGACCCCCGGGCCGTTCCGCGCGCGGCGGTGGCTTGTTCTGGTTCGTGATCGGTGTGCTGGCCGGCGGTCTGCAGGCCGCGTCGCTGGCCTGGCCGTGGCACGGCTGGCGCTTGCCGGGCATCGAACCGGGGCAGGCCAGCGGATGGCTGCAGATCGTCTCGCTCGCGCTGCTGGTCTTGTCGCTGCGCCATGCGCATCAGGTGGGGCAGGCGGTCTGGCGGGGCTGGGTGTTCGCCACCGTGTGGCTGGCCGGCAGCTTCTGGTGGCTGTACGTCTCGATGCACACCTACGGCGGGCTCGCGGCCTGGATGGCGGTGCTCGCCGTTTTCGCGCTGGCCGGCGCGCTGGCGCTGATCTATGCCCTGGCGGCCGGGGCACTGTGTGCCTGGGCACCGCGCACGCGCTGGCTGCAGGCCCTGGTGTTCGCTGCGCTCTGGACCCTGGCCGAGCTGGCACGTGGGCGCTGGTTCACCGGGTTTCCCTGGGGCGCCGGCGGTTATGCGCAGGTGGACCTGATGGCGGCCTGGGCGCCTTGGGTCGGCGTGTACGGCATGGGCGCGATCGCGGCGGTGTTGGCGTATGCGCTGGCGCTGGCCGTGTCGGCTGTCTCGTCGCGGCTGGTGCTCTGGGCGCTGCCGCCGACGCGGCGCCTGGGCGCCCCGAAGGCCGTGCCTTGGTTTGCACGCCATGGTGGTGGGGTGTCGTTGCTGGGCGGGTTGCTGGCGGCGGTGGTGCTGGGGGCGTTGCTGGCGAGCGTGATCGCCGGTGACCGCTGGCGCGACCTGGGCCGGCGGGACACCGCCGCCAGCGGCGAGATGAAGGTCTGGCTGCTCCAGGGCAACATTCCGCAAAACGAAAAATTCGAAACCGGCACCGGCATTGCCACCGCGCTGGCCTGGTACCCGGCCCAGGTGGCCGAAGCGGCCCAGGCGCAACGGCGCGGCACCGGGCCCGACCTCGTGGTGGCGCCCGAGACCGCCATCCCGCTGCTGCCCCAGCAACTGAATGCCGAATTCTGGGAGCCGCTGTTTGCCTCGCTGCAGAACTCGGCCACCAGCGCGTCGCCCGGCCTGGGGCTGCTGGTGGGCATCCCGCTGGGGTCGTACGAAGCGGGCTACACCAACTCGGCCTGGGCCATGGCGCCGACGATGCTCAAGGACCGCGCGGGCGCCTTCCCGGGCGAGCGCTTCTACCGCTACAGCAAGCAGCACCTGGTGCCGTTCGGCGAGTTCATCCCGCCCCTGTTCCGCTGGTTCACCAACCTGATGAACATCCCGCTCGGCGACTTCGCGCGCGGCGCCTTGCCCCAGCCCGCCTGGACCTGGGCCGGCCAACGCATCGCGCCCAACATCTGCTACGAAGACCTGTTCGGCGAAGAGCTGGCGCAATCGTTCGCCGGCACGGCGGGCGCGCCCACCGTGCTGATCAACCTCAGCAACATCGGCTGGTTCGGCGACACCGTGGCCATCGACCAGCACCTGCAGATCTCGCGCCTTCGCGCGCTGGAGCTGGGTCGTCCCATGCTGCGCGCCACCAACACCGGCGCCACCGCCGTGATCGACCACACCGGGCGCGTCACCCACCAGCTGCCCCGCCTCACCCGCGACCGGCTGGAAGCCACGGTGCAAGGCCGGACCGGGCTCACGCCCTACGCGGCCTGGGCGTCGCGCTGGGGCCTGTGGCCCGTCTGGGGCTTGTGCGGGGCGGTGCTCTTGCTGGCTGCGCTCGCCCGATCCATGGGGCGCCGTGCGCCCGCGCGCCGCGCCGCCTGA
- the glyQ gene encoding glycine--tRNA ligase subunit alpha, with amino-acid sequence MLTFQQIILTLQSYWDKQGCALLQPYDMEVGAGTSHTATFLRALGPEPWKAAYVQPSRRPKDGRYGENPNRLQHYYQYQVVLKPAPSNILELYLGSLEALGFDLKKNDIRFVEDDWENPTLGAWGLGWEVWLNGMEVTQFTYFQQVGGIDCKPATGEITYGLERLAMYLQGVDNVYDLVWTNRADGSTLSYGDVYLQNEKEQSAYNFEHSDADFLFTAFSAHEKQAKHLMEQQLALPAYEQVLKCAHSFNLLDARGAISVTERAAYIGRIRNLARGVAQSYYESRERLGFPMAPREWVEQMTKKAA; translated from the coding sequence ATGTTGACCTTTCAGCAAATCATCCTGACCCTGCAGTCCTACTGGGACAAGCAAGGCTGCGCCCTGCTCCAGCCCTACGACATGGAAGTCGGTGCCGGCACCAGCCACACCGCCACCTTCCTGCGCGCGCTCGGCCCCGAGCCCTGGAAGGCCGCCTACGTGCAGCCCAGCCGCCGCCCCAAGGACGGCCGCTACGGCGAGAACCCGAACCGCCTGCAGCACTACTACCAGTACCAGGTGGTGCTCAAGCCAGCACCCAGCAACATCCTGGAGCTCTACCTGGGCTCGCTCGAAGCGCTGGGTTTCGATCTGAAGAAGAACGACATCCGCTTCGTGGAAGACGACTGGGAAAACCCCACGCTCGGCGCCTGGGGCCTGGGCTGGGAGGTGTGGCTCAACGGCATGGAGGTCACGCAGTTCACCTACTTCCAGCAGGTTGGCGGCATTGACTGCAAACCCGCCACCGGCGAGATCACCTACGGCCTGGAGCGCCTGGCCATGTACCTGCAAGGCGTGGACAACGTCTACGACCTCGTGTGGACGAACCGTGCCGATGGCTCCACGCTGAGCTACGGCGACGTCTACCTGCAGAACGAAAAAGAGCAGTCGGCCTACAACTTCGAGCACTCGGACGCCGACTTCCTGTTCACCGCCTTCAGCGCCCACGAGAAGCAGGCCAAACATTTGATGGAGCAGCAGCTCGCGTTACCTGCCTATGAACAGGTCTTGAAGTGCGCGCACAGCTTCAACCTGCTCGACGCGCGCGGCGCGATCAGCGTGACCGAACGCGCCGCCTACATCGGCCGCATCCGCAACCTCGCGCGCGGCGTGGCCCAGAGTTACTACGAAAGCCGCGAGCGCCTGGGCTTCCCCATGGCGCCACGGGAGTGGGTTGAGCAGATGACCAAGAAAGCAGCGTGA
- the glyS gene encoding glycine--tRNA ligase subunit beta: MTTKNLLVELFVEELPPKALKKLGDAFAGVLAEQLKAQGLAAADAVVTPFASPRRLAAHVTAVAARAADKAVSQKLMPVSVGLDASGAPTPALLKRLGALGADASAVAGLKRAPDGKAEALFFDSVQPGVDLAAGLQKALDEAIAKLPIPKVMSYQLETDCEQPGWSSVNFVRPAHGLVALHGSDVVPVKALGLTAGNSTHGHRFEAAVDPVVLADADSYAATLAKDGAVIASFSDRKAEIARQLAAAAAKVGGGCQPIDDDALLDEVTALVERPNVLICAFEKQFLDVPQECLILTMKANQKYFPLLDASGKLTNQFLVVSNISPADASAVVGGNERVVRPRLADAKFFFDQDRKKTLESRVPALTKVVYHNKLGTQGERMERVCAIAETIGLQLGGPELAARSLLAARLAKTDLVTDMVGEFPELQGIMGGYYARHDGLSEDIAFAIEDHYKPRFAGDELPRTQTGVVVALADKLETLVGMFGIGNLPTGDKDPFALRRHALGVIRMLVEKDLPLELTALLAAAVPAFGDKISDATGALTDFIYDRLAGGLREQGASAQEVDAVLALRPQRLADVAQRLQAVRAFASLPEAPALAAANKRIGNILKKSEGEGAAVNPALFVEPAEKDLYAAMQATVPAANAKFDAGDHTASLQALAALRTPVDAFFDGVMVNAEDPALKANRLGLLKSLHDAMNRVADLSRLAA; the protein is encoded by the coding sequence ATGACAACAAAGAACCTCCTCGTTGAACTGTTTGTGGAAGAGCTGCCGCCCAAGGCGCTCAAGAAGCTGGGCGATGCCTTTGCCGGCGTGCTGGCCGAACAACTCAAGGCCCAGGGCCTGGCCGCTGCGGACGCCGTGGTCACGCCCTTCGCCTCGCCGCGCCGCCTCGCCGCGCACGTGACGGCCGTGGCCGCGCGCGCCGCCGACAAGGCCGTGTCGCAGAAGCTCATGCCCGTGAGCGTGGGCCTGGACGCCAGCGGCGCGCCCACGCCCGCGCTGCTCAAGCGCCTCGGTGCGCTGGGCGCCGATGCCTCCGCCGTGGCCGGCCTCAAGCGCGCGCCCGACGGCAAGGCCGAAGCCTTGTTCTTCGACAGCGTGCAGCCCGGCGTCGATCTGGCCGCTGGCCTGCAGAAGGCACTGGACGAAGCGATTGCCAAGCTGCCAATCCCGAAGGTCATGAGCTACCAGCTCGAAACCGATTGTGAGCAGCCCGGCTGGAGCAGCGTGAACTTCGTGCGCCCGGCGCACGGCCTGGTGGCGCTGCACGGCAGCGACGTGGTGCCAGTCAAGGCGCTGGGCCTGACGGCGGGCAACAGCACCCATGGCCATCGCTTTGAAGCCGCCGTGGACCCGGTGGTGCTGGCCGACGCCGACAGCTACGCCGCCACCTTGGCCAAAGACGGCGCGGTGATCGCCTCGTTCTCCGACCGCAAGGCCGAGATCGCGCGCCAGCTGGCCGCCGCGGCCGCGAAGGTGGGTGGCGGTTGCCAGCCCATCGACGACGACGCGCTGCTGGACGAAGTGACCGCGCTGGTCGAGCGCCCGAACGTGCTCATCTGCGCGTTCGAGAAGCAGTTCCTCGACGTGCCGCAGGAGTGCCTCATCCTCACGATGAAGGCCAACCAGAAGTACTTCCCGCTGCTGGACGCTTCCGGGAAATTGACGAACCAGTTTCTGGTGGTCAGCAACATCAGCCCGGCCGACGCGAGCGCGGTGGTCGGCGGCAACGAGCGCGTGGTGCGCCCGCGCCTGGCCGACGCCAAGTTCTTCTTCGACCAGGACCGCAAGAAGACGCTGGAGAGCCGCGTGCCGGCTCTGACCAAGGTGGTCTACCACAACAAGCTGGGCACGCAGGGCGAGCGCATGGAGCGTGTCTGCGCCATCGCCGAGACCATCGGCCTGCAGCTGGGTGGCCCCGAGCTGGCGGCGCGTTCGCTGCTGGCCGCGCGCCTGGCCAAGACCGACCTAGTGACCGACATGGTGGGCGAGTTCCCCGAGCTGCAGGGCATCATGGGCGGCTACTACGCGCGCCACGACGGCCTGAGCGAAGACATCGCGTTCGCCATCGAAGACCACTACAAGCCGCGCTTCGCGGGCGACGAACTGCCGCGCACCCAGACCGGTGTGGTGGTGGCGCTGGCCGACAAGCTGGAAACGCTGGTGGGCATGTTCGGCATCGGCAACCTGCCGACCGGCGACAAGGACCCGTTCGCGTTGCGCCGGCATGCGCTCGGTGTGATCCGCATGCTGGTGGAGAAGGACTTGCCGCTGGAATTGACCGCGCTGCTTGCGGCGGCTGTTCCCGCCTTTGGTGACAAGATCTCCGACGCCACGGGTGCGCTGACCGACTTCATCTACGACCGCCTCGCCGGCGGCCTGCGTGAGCAGGGTGCCAGCGCGCAGGAAGTCGACGCCGTGCTGGCCTTGCGCCCGCAGCGCCTGGCCGACGTGGCCCAGCGTCTGCAGGCCGTGCGCGCCTTTGCCTCCCTGCCCGAAGCGCCCGCGCTCGCGGCCGCCAACAAACGCATCGGCAACATCCTCAAGAAGTCCGAAGGCGAGGGCGCGGCGGTCAATCCGGCGCTGTTCGTCGAGCCAGCCGAGAAAGACCTCTACGCCGCGATGCAGGCCACCGTGCCTGCTGCCAACGCGAAGTTCGACGCGGGCGACCACACCGCCAGCCTGCAGGCGCTCGCCGCGCTGCGCACGCCGGTCGACGCCTTCTTCGACGGCGTCATGGTCAACGCCGAGGACCCGGCGCTCAAGGCCAACCGCCTGGGCCTGCTCAAGTCGCTGCACGACGCCATGAACCGCGTGGCCGACCTGTCCAGGCTCGCGGCCTGA
- the gmhB gene encoding D-glycero-beta-D-manno-heptose 1,7-bisphosphate 7-phosphatase → MKLLILDRDGTLNRSRDDYVASADEWEALPGALEAVARLNQSGWRVVIATNQSGLGRGLFDVASLNAIHAKMHRQLAAAGGRVEAIFFCPHAPEDACHCRKPEPGLFEQIGDRFGIPLEAVPVAGNALRHVQAGATAGCPPHLLLTGKSEYLRGLADNDGVLSEPVPGLPEGTRLHEDLSAFADWLLAQPEATT, encoded by the coding sequence ATGAAACTGCTGATCCTCGACCGCGACGGCACGCTCAACCGCAGCCGCGACGACTACGTGGCCTCGGCCGACGAGTGGGAGGCGCTGCCTGGTGCGCTGGAGGCCGTGGCACGGCTCAACCAGAGCGGCTGGCGTGTGGTCATCGCCACCAACCAGTCGGGCCTGGGGCGGGGCCTGTTTGATGTGGCGTCGCTCAACGCCATCCACGCCAAGATGCACCGCCAGCTGGCGGCGGCAGGAGGCCGTGTGGAAGCGATTTTTTTCTGCCCGCACGCGCCCGAAGACGCCTGCCACTGCCGCAAGCCCGAGCCGGGGCTGTTCGAGCAGATCGGTGACCGCTTTGGCATTCCGCTGGAGGCCGTGCCGGTGGCCGGCAACGCGCTGCGCCATGTGCAGGCCGGCGCCACGGCGGGCTGCCCGCCCCACCTCCTGCTGACCGGCAAGTCCGAGTACCTGCGCGGTCTGGCGGACAACGACGGCGTGCTGAGCGAACCGGTCCCGGGCCTGCCCGAGGGCACGCGCCTGCACGAGGATCTGAGTGCTTTTGCCGACTGGCTGCTCGCGCAGCCCGAGGCCACAACCTGA